One Thermoplasmata archaeon genomic window, GTGCAACGAAAACCAAGAAGGTGAGGGTGAGAAGCGCCCATTATAAAATCAGGGTCTTACAGGGTGATACAGTCAACTTGCTAGACCCGAAAACGAAGAATGTCCAGAGGGTCAAGATTCTCACAGTGCTAGAAAATCCCGCCAACCCCCACTACGTCCAGCGCAACATCATCACCAAAGGTGCAATTCTCAAAACGGAACTCGGGCGAGCCCGCGTGACATCGA contains:
- a CDS encoding 30S ribosomal protein S8e, with translation MALWQGRSRRKPTGGMYHPFRKKRKTEIGREVQLATIGATKTKKVRVRSAHYKIRVLQGDTVNLLDPKTKNVQRVKILTVLENPANPHYVQRNIITKGAILKTELGRARVTSRPGQHGVLNAVLIE